One window of the Triticum dicoccoides isolate Atlit2015 ecotype Zavitan chromosome 3B, WEW_v2.0, whole genome shotgun sequence genome contains the following:
- the LOC119277742 gene encoding sister chromatid cohesion protein PDS5 homolog A-B-like isoform X3, producing the protein MSASPGQVVSEVGKRLAQPRLGKDALVKLLKQAESALSELSQSSSLQDALRPLSKSLVQNTLLSHKDKDVRLLVAVCFIEVMRILAPDPPFTDEIFKEIFRLFISEFSGLADTGSPYLTRRMKILENVAALRCSVIMVDTGCQDLVLDMAKIFFSAAKQGLQQCVHQAMLSIMTQILNEKVTQPLLDVIFRNLVKDDKGGAHKLAVDIIQNCAEKLEHIVRIFLTSCILSKDAPVNEHRKLHHKIILEIFQCAPQMLFAVIPCLTHELLSDQVDIRLEAVHLIGKLLVFSNLRFGQENQILFMEFLKRFSDKSAEVRIAAIDAAKACYIAASSGNVAQNVLKSLEGRLLDFDDKVRIRAVYAVCDLAKSNLSSFPSELILQAAERLRDKKISVRKNVMHKLLDLYRDYCEKCSKGTAAINTHYEQIPAKLIVLCFDKDCESFRPHNMGLIFAEELFPSPLSPKERAMHWVEFFSYFKSQHVKALHAIFSQKRRLQMEMQAYLSLRAKKEDSSDEIQKKICASLRKMSASFTDISKVEDCFENLHQMKDNNIFKDLTEISKEGTTYATVRSIRDSFLKRIGNKHQIYSFCKELSTKLSNSLFNWEMICAILEVLFSCRNELTHYAESACDLLLLVAMAFPSLFRGSEEYLLKLFTEDSVLINEKSLKMLAYLAKSPCNLSINFSDVYLLLEQKCIEGTRAESKYAISAIASLIQSPDDKKFAKLCKKVVGGLHDSHNIPTLLQSLGLILEYSPSMYTSYDDQFINFVQRVFVSPEFVSTPELSPSNENSACSFSCKLKIYCLKALVKSCLPTTTARDRIENFLKMLLDIIREEFTPITICENDKPYLRLAAGKSVLRLATRWDSLISPELFRTALLMARDSSYIVRKSFIHKLFGLLKKHAIPVRYACAFALASTDCAGDVRTESLRYLTEVVKEQRGVSVHQNKTSNDSIVEHPAYAVLFLIHTLACDEEFPFNFCEKESGSAEFWSPLIVMLRELVEIEDLSQTKHGSATSSVSILLGIFRAVQKAEDVIDSDITHKLHILSKIGLLMVKELDKHCKTSDSPRHILLPSSYYRLSRSERKADECCQLDLITDTFVKRILKAHEPYNQQEDTTCSTITERVSKESAPRRQTRSSSNKPLFGQFVSGHEQGKTKKSSVQAKDVPKKNYLDILEKDNVSSCGSAGTKLSSPGSLGLTNEADSRDLKTISSKDTMSTEDFPDCHLRDCSELDEDVGDCDGNFVKRPFSSNKTAVAALKKKSKRALDLRNAKNSAGSAVDTIDNVRRTRSRKAQT; encoded by the exons atgtCTGCCTCGCCGGGGCAAGTCGTGAGCGAGGTCGGCAAGCGCCTCGCGCAGCCGCGCCTCGGCAAGGACGCCCTCGTCAAGCTCCTCAAG CAAGCTGAAAGTGCTTTATCAGAGTTGAGTCAGTCCTCCTCTCTGCAAGATGCTCTACGTCCTTTGAGTAAATCACTGGTCCAGAACACTTTACTTAGCCACAAGGACAAGGATGTCAGACTTCTTGTTGCTGTCTGCTTCATTGAAGTTATGCGAATCCTTGCACCTGATCCACCTTTTACTGACGAAATATTTAAG GAAATATTTAGGCTCTTCATCAGCGAATTTTCAGGGCTTGCAGACACCGGGAGTCCATATCTTACGAGAAGGATGAAAATATTGGAGAATGTTGCTGCGCTTAGATGCTCTGTAATTATGGTTGACACTGGTTGTCAGGACTTGGTTCTTGATATGGCCAAAATATTCTTCTCGGCAGCAAA GCAAGGTCTTCAGCAATGTGTGCACCAGGCTATGCTATCAATAATGACACAAATATTAAATGAAAAAGTTACTCAGCCTCTTCTGGATGTGATTTTCCGCAATTTAGTAAAAGATGACAAG GGAGGAGCCCACAAGCTTGCTGTTGACATCATTCAAAACTGTGCTGAGAAATTGGAGCACATAGTTCGAATTTTTTTGACATCATGCATTTTGAGCAAGGATGCACCGGTTAATGAACACAGGAAGCTGCATCATAAAATTATTCTGGAAATATTCCAGTGCGCACCCCAGATGCTTTTTGCTGTTATTCCATGCTTAACTCATGAGCTCCTG AGTGACCAGGTTGATATCCGACTGGAGGCAGTGCACCTGATTGGGAAGCTTCTTGTCTTCTCTAATCTTCGCTTTGGTCAAGAAAACCAGATATTATTTATGGAATTCTTGAAGAGATTCTCTGACAAATCTGCAGAAGTAAGAATTGCTGCAATTGATGCAGCAAAAGCATGCTACATTGCTGCATCATCTGGAAATGTAGCACAGAATGTTCTCA AATCTCTTGAAGGAAGGCTATTGGATTTTGATGACAAAGTGAGGATCCGAGCTGTTTATGCAGTTTGTGATTTAGCCAAATCAAATCTAAGCTCATTTCCTTCTGAGTTGATATTACAAGCAGCAGAGAGGCTACGTGACAAAAAG ATATCTGTCAGAAAGAATGTAATGCATAAGTTGCTGGACCTGTATCGAGATTACTGTGAGAAATGCTCCAAAGGAACTGCGGCAATTAATACTCACTATGAACAAATCCCAGCTAAACTTATTGTTCTCTGTTTTGACAAAGATTGTGAATCTTTCAG GCCACACAATATGGGGCTTATTTTTGCTGAAGAACTCTTTCCATCACCACTTTCTCCAAAAGAAAGAGCAATGCATTGGGTTGAGTTTTTTTCTTATTTCAAATCACAACATGTTAAGGCTTTGCATGCCATCTTTTCTCAGAAAAGAAG GTTGCAAATGGAGATGCAAGCATATTTATCACTTCGAGCAAAGAAG GAAGATTCTTCAGATGAAATACAGAAGAAAATTTGTGCGTCATTAAGGAAGATGTCTGCTTCCTTTACAGATATCTCTAAAGTTGAAGACTGCTTTGAGAATTTGCACCAGATGAAGGATAATAACATATTTAAGGATTTGACTGAAATAAGCAAAGAGGGCACTACTTATGCAACAGTTCGATCAATCAGA GATTCATTTCTCAAGAGAATTGGTAACAAACACCAAATTTACAGCTTCTGCAAAGAACTGTCTACAAAACTCTCGAATTCACTATTTAATTGGGAGATGATTTGTGCCATTTTGGAGGTTCTTTTCTCCTGCAGAAATGAATTAACCCATTATGCAGAGTCTGCATGTGATCTTTTACTG CTAGTTGCAATGGCGTTTCCATCATTATTCAGAGGCTCAGAGGAGTACTTGCTAAAGTTGTTCACCGAAGACTCAGTCCTGATAAATGAGAAGAGTCTCAAAATGTTGGCATATTTGGCAAAATCACcgtgtaatttatctattaatttcaG TGATGTCTACCTCTTACTGGAGCAAAAGTGTATTGAAGGAACACGTGCTGAATCAAAATATGCCATTTCTGCAATTGCTTCACTGATCCAGTCTCCAGATGACAAGAAATTTGCCAAATTATGTAag AAAGTTGTTGGTGGTCTACATGATAGTCATAATATCCCAACTCTATTACAGTCGTTGGGCTTAATATTGGAGTAttctccttccatgtatacatcatatgacgacCAATTTATCAATTTTGTTCAACGTGTTTTTGTCTCACCTGAG TTTGTTTCAACTCCGGAACTGTCACCCTCCAATGAAAATTCTGCATGCAGTTTCTCTTGCAAACTGAAG ATTTATTGTCTCAAAGCACTTGTCAAAAGTTGTTTACCAACAACTACTGCCCGTGATCGAATTGAGAATTTCTTGAAGATGCTGTTAGATATAATTCGTGAAGAATTCACGCCCATTACTATATG TGAAAATGATAAGCCATATCTTAGACTGGCCGCTGGGAAATCTGTACTACGACTAGCTACAAGATGGGATTCACTCATTTCTCCAGAATTATTTCGCACTGCCCTTCTCATGGCCAGG GATTCTTCATATATTGTTCGCAAGTCATTCATTCACAAACTTTTTGGCCTTTTGAAGAAGCATGCAATACCTGTTAGATATGCATGTGCTTTTGCATTGGCATCAACAGATTGCGCTGGAGATGTTCGTACTGAA TCACTTAGGTACTTAACTGAAGTGGTAAAAGAGCAAAGAGGAGTTTCTGTTCATCAGAACAAAACCAGCAATGACTCGATTGTAGAGCACCCAGCATATGCTGTCCTTTTCTTGATCCATACGCTTGCATGTGATGAGGAGTTTCCTTTTAACTTTTGTGAAAAGGAGTCTGGCTCTGCTGAGTTTTGGAG CCCACTTATTGTGATGTTGAGAGAGCTAGTTGAAATAGAGGATCTGAGCCAAACCAAGCATGGCTCTGCCACCAGCTCTGTATCCATTCTTTTGGGCATCTTTCGTGCTGTTCAAAAGGCTGAGGATGTGATTGATTCTGACATCACTCAT AAACTGCACATTCTCTCAAAAATTGGTTTGCTTATGGTAAAAGAACTTGATAAGCATTGCAAGACATCAGATTCTCCACGCCATATTCTCCTGCCCTCATCTTATTATAGGTTGTCTCGGAGTGAGAGAAAAGCGGAT GAATGCTGCCAACTAGATTTAATTACTGATACTTTTGTGAAGAGAATTCTAAAAGCTCATGAACCTTATAACCAACAG GAGGATACTACATGCTCTACTATTACTGAGAGGGTATCTAAAGAATCTGCTCCTAGAAGGCAAACTCGTTCCTCATCAAACAAACCATTATTTGGACAGTTTGTAAGTGGTCATGAGCAAGGGAAAACAAAGAAAAGTTCAGTCCAGGCGAAAGATGTCCCCAAGAAAAATTACCTGGATATCTTGGAAAAAGACAACGTGTCATCTTGTGGTTCCGCCGGCACAAAGCTGTCATCTCCAGGGTCTTTGGGTTTGACTAATGAAGCTGATTCTAGAGATCTGAAGACAATATCTTCAAAGGACACCATGTCAACAGAG gACTTTCCTGACTGTCATCTCAGAGATTG CAGTGAACTAGACGAAGATGTTGGTGATTGTGATGGTAATTTTGTGAAGCGTCCTTTCTCCAGCAACAAAACAG CAGTGGCTGCCCTCAAGAAGAAAAGCAAGAGAGCATTGGATTTGAGAAATGCAAAAAATTCTGCTGGATCAGCCGTGGACACAATAGACAAT GTTCGACGGACCAGATCAAGGAAGGCGCAAACATAG
- the LOC119277742 gene encoding sister chromatid cohesion protein PDS5 homolog A-B-like isoform X2: MSASPGQVVSEVGKRLAQPRLGKDALVKLLKQAESALSELSQSSSLQDALRPLSKSLVQNTLLSHKDKDVRLLVAVCFIEVMRILAPDPPFTDEIFKEIFRLFISEFSGLADTGSPYLTRRMKILENVAALRCSVIMVDTGCQDLVLDMAKIFFSAAKQGLQQCVHQAMLSIMTQILNEKVTQPLLDVIFRNLVKDDKGGAHKLAVDIIQNCAEKLEHIVRIFLTSCILSKDAPVNEHRKLHHKIILEIFQCAPQMLFAVIPCLTHELLSDQVDIRLEAVHLIGKLLVFSNLRFGQENQILFMEFLKRFSDKSAEVRIAAIDAAKACYIAASSGNVAQNVLKSLEGRLLDFDDKVRIRAVYAVCDLAKSNLSSFPSELILQAAERLRDKKISVRKNVMHKLLDLYRDYCEKCSKGTAAINTHYEQIPAKLIVLCFDKDCESFRPHNMGLIFAEELFPSPLSPKERAMHWVEFFSYFKSQHVKALHAIFSQKRRLQMEMQAYLSLRAKKEDSSDEIQKKICASLRKMSASFTDISKVEDCFENLHQMKDNNIFKDLTEISKEGTTYATVRSIRDSFLKRIGNKHQIYSFCKELSTKLSNSLFNWEMICAILEVLFSCRNELTHYAESACDLLLLVAMAFPSLFRGSEEYLLKLFTEDSVLINEKSLKMLAYLAKSPCNLSINFSSDVYLLLEQKCIEGTRAESKYAISAIASLIQSPDDKKFAKLCKKVVGGLHDSHNIPTLLQSLGLILEYSPSMYTSYDDQFINFVQRVFVSPEFVSTPELSPSNENSACSFSCKLKIYCLKALVKSCLPTTTARDRIENFLKMLLDIIREEFTPITICENDKPYLRLAAGKSVLRLATRWDSLISPELFRTALLMARDSSYIVRKSFIHKLFGLLKKHAIPVRYACAFALASTDCAGDVRTESLRYLTEVVKEQRGVSVHQNKTSNDSIVEHPAYAVLFLIHTLACDEEFPFNFCEKESGSAEFWSPLIVMLRELVEIEDLSQTKHGSATSSVSILLGIFRAVQKAEDVIDSDITHKLHILSKIGLLMVKELDKHCKTSDSPRHILLPSSYYRLSRSERKADECCQLDLITDTFVKRILKAHEPYNQQEDTTCSTITERVSKESAPRRQTRSSSNKPLFGQFVSGHEQGKTKKSSVQAKDVPKKNYLDILEKDNVSSCGSAGTKLSSPGSLGLTNEADSRDLKTISSKDTMSTEDFPDCHLRDCELDEDVGDCDGNFVKRPFSSNKTAVAALKKKSKRALDLRNAKNSAGSAVDTIDNVRRTRSRKAQT, from the exons atgtCTGCCTCGCCGGGGCAAGTCGTGAGCGAGGTCGGCAAGCGCCTCGCGCAGCCGCGCCTCGGCAAGGACGCCCTCGTCAAGCTCCTCAAG CAAGCTGAAAGTGCTTTATCAGAGTTGAGTCAGTCCTCCTCTCTGCAAGATGCTCTACGTCCTTTGAGTAAATCACTGGTCCAGAACACTTTACTTAGCCACAAGGACAAGGATGTCAGACTTCTTGTTGCTGTCTGCTTCATTGAAGTTATGCGAATCCTTGCACCTGATCCACCTTTTACTGACGAAATATTTAAG GAAATATTTAGGCTCTTCATCAGCGAATTTTCAGGGCTTGCAGACACCGGGAGTCCATATCTTACGAGAAGGATGAAAATATTGGAGAATGTTGCTGCGCTTAGATGCTCTGTAATTATGGTTGACACTGGTTGTCAGGACTTGGTTCTTGATATGGCCAAAATATTCTTCTCGGCAGCAAA GCAAGGTCTTCAGCAATGTGTGCACCAGGCTATGCTATCAATAATGACACAAATATTAAATGAAAAAGTTACTCAGCCTCTTCTGGATGTGATTTTCCGCAATTTAGTAAAAGATGACAAG GGAGGAGCCCACAAGCTTGCTGTTGACATCATTCAAAACTGTGCTGAGAAATTGGAGCACATAGTTCGAATTTTTTTGACATCATGCATTTTGAGCAAGGATGCACCGGTTAATGAACACAGGAAGCTGCATCATAAAATTATTCTGGAAATATTCCAGTGCGCACCCCAGATGCTTTTTGCTGTTATTCCATGCTTAACTCATGAGCTCCTG AGTGACCAGGTTGATATCCGACTGGAGGCAGTGCACCTGATTGGGAAGCTTCTTGTCTTCTCTAATCTTCGCTTTGGTCAAGAAAACCAGATATTATTTATGGAATTCTTGAAGAGATTCTCTGACAAATCTGCAGAAGTAAGAATTGCTGCAATTGATGCAGCAAAAGCATGCTACATTGCTGCATCATCTGGAAATGTAGCACAGAATGTTCTCA AATCTCTTGAAGGAAGGCTATTGGATTTTGATGACAAAGTGAGGATCCGAGCTGTTTATGCAGTTTGTGATTTAGCCAAATCAAATCTAAGCTCATTTCCTTCTGAGTTGATATTACAAGCAGCAGAGAGGCTACGTGACAAAAAG ATATCTGTCAGAAAGAATGTAATGCATAAGTTGCTGGACCTGTATCGAGATTACTGTGAGAAATGCTCCAAAGGAACTGCGGCAATTAATACTCACTATGAACAAATCCCAGCTAAACTTATTGTTCTCTGTTTTGACAAAGATTGTGAATCTTTCAG GCCACACAATATGGGGCTTATTTTTGCTGAAGAACTCTTTCCATCACCACTTTCTCCAAAAGAAAGAGCAATGCATTGGGTTGAGTTTTTTTCTTATTTCAAATCACAACATGTTAAGGCTTTGCATGCCATCTTTTCTCAGAAAAGAAG GTTGCAAATGGAGATGCAAGCATATTTATCACTTCGAGCAAAGAAG GAAGATTCTTCAGATGAAATACAGAAGAAAATTTGTGCGTCATTAAGGAAGATGTCTGCTTCCTTTACAGATATCTCTAAAGTTGAAGACTGCTTTGAGAATTTGCACCAGATGAAGGATAATAACATATTTAAGGATTTGACTGAAATAAGCAAAGAGGGCACTACTTATGCAACAGTTCGATCAATCAGA GATTCATTTCTCAAGAGAATTGGTAACAAACACCAAATTTACAGCTTCTGCAAAGAACTGTCTACAAAACTCTCGAATTCACTATTTAATTGGGAGATGATTTGTGCCATTTTGGAGGTTCTTTTCTCCTGCAGAAATGAATTAACCCATTATGCAGAGTCTGCATGTGATCTTTTACTG CTAGTTGCAATGGCGTTTCCATCATTATTCAGAGGCTCAGAGGAGTACTTGCTAAAGTTGTTCACCGAAGACTCAGTCCTGATAAATGAGAAGAGTCTCAAAATGTTGGCATATTTGGCAAAATCACcgtgtaatttatctattaatttcaG TAGTGATGTCTACCTCTTACTGGAGCAAAAGTGTATTGAAGGAACACGTGCTGAATCAAAATATGCCATTTCTGCAATTGCTTCACTGATCCAGTCTCCAGATGACAAGAAATTTGCCAAATTATGTAag AAAGTTGTTGGTGGTCTACATGATAGTCATAATATCCCAACTCTATTACAGTCGTTGGGCTTAATATTGGAGTAttctccttccatgtatacatcatatgacgacCAATTTATCAATTTTGTTCAACGTGTTTTTGTCTCACCTGAG TTTGTTTCAACTCCGGAACTGTCACCCTCCAATGAAAATTCTGCATGCAGTTTCTCTTGCAAACTGAAG ATTTATTGTCTCAAAGCACTTGTCAAAAGTTGTTTACCAACAACTACTGCCCGTGATCGAATTGAGAATTTCTTGAAGATGCTGTTAGATATAATTCGTGAAGAATTCACGCCCATTACTATATG TGAAAATGATAAGCCATATCTTAGACTGGCCGCTGGGAAATCTGTACTACGACTAGCTACAAGATGGGATTCACTCATTTCTCCAGAATTATTTCGCACTGCCCTTCTCATGGCCAGG GATTCTTCATATATTGTTCGCAAGTCATTCATTCACAAACTTTTTGGCCTTTTGAAGAAGCATGCAATACCTGTTAGATATGCATGTGCTTTTGCATTGGCATCAACAGATTGCGCTGGAGATGTTCGTACTGAA TCACTTAGGTACTTAACTGAAGTGGTAAAAGAGCAAAGAGGAGTTTCTGTTCATCAGAACAAAACCAGCAATGACTCGATTGTAGAGCACCCAGCATATGCTGTCCTTTTCTTGATCCATACGCTTGCATGTGATGAGGAGTTTCCTTTTAACTTTTGTGAAAAGGAGTCTGGCTCTGCTGAGTTTTGGAG CCCACTTATTGTGATGTTGAGAGAGCTAGTTGAAATAGAGGATCTGAGCCAAACCAAGCATGGCTCTGCCACCAGCTCTGTATCCATTCTTTTGGGCATCTTTCGTGCTGTTCAAAAGGCTGAGGATGTGATTGATTCTGACATCACTCAT AAACTGCACATTCTCTCAAAAATTGGTTTGCTTATGGTAAAAGAACTTGATAAGCATTGCAAGACATCAGATTCTCCACGCCATATTCTCCTGCCCTCATCTTATTATAGGTTGTCTCGGAGTGAGAGAAAAGCGGAT GAATGCTGCCAACTAGATTTAATTACTGATACTTTTGTGAAGAGAATTCTAAAAGCTCATGAACCTTATAACCAACAG GAGGATACTACATGCTCTACTATTACTGAGAGGGTATCTAAAGAATCTGCTCCTAGAAGGCAAACTCGTTCCTCATCAAACAAACCATTATTTGGACAGTTTGTAAGTGGTCATGAGCAAGGGAAAACAAAGAAAAGTTCAGTCCAGGCGAAAGATGTCCCCAAGAAAAATTACCTGGATATCTTGGAAAAAGACAACGTGTCATCTTGTGGTTCCGCCGGCACAAAGCTGTCATCTCCAGGGTCTTTGGGTTTGACTAATGAAGCTGATTCTAGAGATCTGAAGACAATATCTTCAAAGGACACCATGTCAACAGAG gACTTTCCTGACTGTCATCTCAGAGATTG TGAACTAGACGAAGATGTTGGTGATTGTGATGGTAATTTTGTGAAGCGTCCTTTCTCCAGCAACAAAACAG CAGTGGCTGCCCTCAAGAAGAAAAGCAAGAGAGCATTGGATTTGAGAAATGCAAAAAATTCTGCTGGATCAGCCGTGGACACAATAGACAAT GTTCGACGGACCAGATCAAGGAAGGCGCAAACATAG